In Deltaproteobacteria bacterium, one DNA window encodes the following:
- a CDS encoding 6,7-dimethyl-8-ribityllumazine synthase, with the protein MVDVIEGKLEAKGLKFAVIVSRFNDFISDRLAGGALDALLRCGARKKDIEVVKVPGAWEIPLVARKLAERRSCDAIICLGAVIRGSTPHFEYVSAEVSKGIAAVALEMGMPITFGVLTTDTIEQAIERAGSKAGNKGWEAAQAAIEMVNVLRQLEK; encoded by the coding sequence ATGGTGGACGTGATTGAAGGCAAGCTGGAGGCCAAAGGGCTCAAATTTGCGGTTATTGTCAGCCGCTTCAATGATTTCATTTCAGATAGATTGGCCGGCGGGGCTCTGGATGCTCTGCTGCGATGTGGTGCCCGGAAAAAAGATATAGAGGTGGTCAAAGTGCCGGGGGCCTGGGAGATACCTCTGGTTGCCAGAAAATTGGCGGAGAGAAGATCGTGCGACGCTATCATCTGCCTGGGTGCGGTTATCCGCGGCAGTACGCCGCACTTTGAATACGTCAGCGCCGAGGTCTCCAAGGGCATCGCGGCTGTGGCTCTGGAAATGGGCATGCCAATCACTTTTGGAGTGCTCACTACTGATACCATCGAGCAGGCTATTGAGCGGGCTGGTTCCAAGGCCGGCAACAAGGGTTGGGAGGCTGCCCAGGCGGCTATCGAGATGGTAAACGTGCTCCGCCAGCTGGAAAAGTGA
- the efp gene encoding elongation factor P, whose translation MYSTSDFRRGLKIELDGKPYLIVEFLHVKPGKGGAFVRTKLKNMETGQVLERTFRSGEKVERPDLVEREMQFLYRDTEGYCFMDNNNYEQIFIDEEHLGDAKNFLKENTDVKVLFFNNKPIGIDLPNFVDLAIVQTEPGVRGDTATGATKPATLETGVVVQVPLFLNEGDLVKVDTRSGEYIERVKQ comes from the coding sequence ATGTACTCTACCAGTGACTTTCGCAGGGGTCTCAAAATTGAACTCGATGGCAAGCCTTACCTTATTGTGGAATTTTTGCATGTCAAACCAGGCAAAGGCGGAGCTTTCGTGCGCACCAAGCTCAAGAATATGGAGACGGGTCAGGTGTTGGAACGAACATTTCGCTCTGGAGAAAAAGTGGAGCGGCCTGACCTGGTTGAAAGAGAAATGCAGTTTCTCTACCGCGATACAGAAGGTTACTGCTTCATGGACAACAATAACTACGAGCAGATCTTTATAGACGAAGAACACCTGGGGGATGCCAAGAACTTCCTTAAAGAGAACACCGATGTGAAAGTTCTCTTCTTCAACAACAAACCTATCGGCATCGATTTGCCCAACTTTGTGGATTTGGCCATAGTACAGACAGAACCTGGAGTCCGCGGCGACACTGCTACCGGAGCTACCAAGCCTGCTACTCTCGAAACGGGTGTCGTGGTTCAGGTGCCACTCTTTCTCAACGAGGGCGATCTTGTGAAGGTGGATACTCGCAGCGGCGAGTATATTGAGCGCGTCAAACAGTAG
- a CDS encoding 30S ribosomal protein S20 codes for MATHKSAMKRARQNQVRRARNRAVKSRVKHVVKKVRLAVEHKSVDEARAALQEAIPVIDRAASKGTIHKRTASRKISRLSKKVHALASQQG; via the coding sequence TTGGCAACTCACAAGTCAGCCATGAAGAGGGCAAGACAGAACCAGGTGCGCCGGGCACGCAACCGCGCTGTCAAGAGTCGGGTAAAGCATGTGGTAAAAAAAGTGCGCCTGGCTGTAGAACACAAGTCAGTTGACGAGGCCCGAGCAGCTTTACAGGAGGCCATCCCCGTCATAGATCGCGCTGCCTCCAAGGGTACGATCCACAAACGGACTGCCTCCAGGAAGATTTCAAGATTGAGCAAGAAAGTGCACGCCCTGGCGAGTCAACAGGGCTGA
- a CDS encoding tetratricopeptide repeat protein: MKIFAEATIVLTNFSYILTLAHTTSMTDIELYREMLQKDPTSRVFVFLAEALLEKEKYREAIEVCQSGLRVHPHDLRARVIMGLSYLRAGDIDQAEAELLRAKEILDSNITTYEALAEVYEHKGLQNQASYYQQVVRILQLSPEEPLESSGVLGETEEAPVAVPDDTEVATITMAELYSQQGHLEKAAAVYRQILATSPQKKDIQERLAALQQRIASQAKGRKLLQLLEKLGRTMEERPTKSPAVTSEDLTVDFDREKLADIVSKMYRARTRP, encoded by the coding sequence TTGAAAATATTTGCTGAAGCCACTATAGTATTGACCAATTTCAGCTACATACTAACCCTTGCCCATACTACTTCAATGACGGATATTGAACTCTACCGAGAGATGCTGCAGAAAGATCCCACCTCGAGGGTCTTTGTTTTCCTGGCCGAGGCGCTGTTGGAGAAAGAAAAGTACAGAGAGGCAATTGAAGTCTGCCAGAGCGGACTCAGGGTTCATCCCCATGATCTCAGGGCCCGAGTCATCATGGGACTTTCCTACTTGCGCGCTGGCGACATAGATCAAGCTGAGGCAGAACTCCTGCGGGCCAAAGAAATCCTCGATAGCAACATCACTACTTATGAAGCACTTGCAGAGGTATATGAACACAAAGGCCTTCAGAACCAGGCATCATACTACCAACAGGTTGTTAGAATCCTGCAACTATCTCCTGAAGAACCATTGGAATCCTCAGGTGTCCTGGGCGAAACTGAAGAGGCGCCTGTTGCTGTACCGGATGACACTGAGGTTGCCACTATTACCATGGCAGAACTTTACAGCCAACAAGGGCACCTGGAGAAAGCAGCAGCAGTGTACAGACAAATTCTGGCAACTTCTCCGCAAAAGAAGGATATCCAGGAAAGACTGGCCGCACTGCAACAAAGAATCGCATCCCAGGCAAAAGGCCGCAAGTTGTTGCAGCTGCTAGAAAAGCTTGGGCGAACCATGGAGGAGCGCCCAACAAAATCTCCTGCTGTTACTTCTGAAGACCTGACAGTGGACTTCGATCGTGAAAAATTGGCAGACATTGTGTCAAAAATGTACAGAGCAAGAACACGGCCCTGA
- a CDS encoding integration host factor subunit beta: MHKSQLAKALSGKMNMMQKEAKVCVDTVFDSMVNALTAGERIEIRGFGTFKVKQYQPYRGRNPKTGKPVQVAAKNLPYFKMGTELKQRVNKVSSS, from the coding sequence ATGCACAAAAGTCAGCTGGCCAAGGCCCTTTCCGGCAAGATGAACATGATGCAGAAGGAAGCAAAAGTCTGCGTCGACACTGTTTTCGACAGTATGGTTAATGCTCTAACTGCAGGAGAACGTATTGAAATCCGCGGCTTCGGTACGTTCAAGGTAAAGCAATATCAACCCTATCGCGGCAGAAATCCGAAAACCGGCAAACCAGTTCAGGTGGCTGCCAAGAATCTACCTTATTTCAAGATGGGGACTGAGCTCAAACAACGCGTCAACAAGGTATCCTCATCATAG
- the nusB gene encoding transcription antitermination factor NusB, with protein sequence MGRRHRSREMAVQVLYQADMTGSTMREAFQSFCEHFGPPEDLRVFARELVEGVQDHLEKIDALIEEGSEHWRLTRMSAVDRNVLRLAVFELLHRPDIPSKVTINEAVELGKKFGSEDSGGFINGILDRIRAQLETGGQSCEPVDWS encoded by the coding sequence ATGGGGAGGCGACACCGTTCGCGGGAAATGGCGGTTCAGGTGCTCTACCAGGCGGACATGACTGGCAGCACAATGAGGGAAGCATTTCAGAGCTTTTGTGAACACTTTGGTCCACCAGAAGACCTGAGAGTTTTTGCTCGGGAACTGGTGGAGGGTGTCCAAGACCACCTGGAAAAGATAGATGCACTTATTGAAGAGGGATCTGAGCACTGGCGACTGACGCGTATGTCAGCAGTAGACAGAAATGTACTGCGTCTGGCAGTCTTTGAGCTTCTGCATCGCCCCGACATTCCTAGCAAGGTGACTATTAATGAGGCTGTGGAACTAGGGAAAAAATTTGGCTCCGAGGACTCTGGTGGCTTTATTAACGGTATTCTGGACAGAATTAGAGCACAGCTCGAAACAGGCGGTCAGAGCTGTGAACCTGTTGACTGGAGTTGA
- a CDS encoding alpha/beta fold hydrolase, with the protein MVEINRLTFSLSKFGVSALEKLFRASVHIHGAENIQDGVLIFVVNHFTRLETLILPYEFYKLTGKPVMALAYHGFFRGTLRSYLENIGAVSTKDPNRDRIIVSSLLKGDHSWLIFPEGMMIKDKKIVEHGRFLIYSATGSRRPPHTGAAVLALRTEFYRQRIEHLRSGHSPLLEEQLRVFGLHTAAEVNSKETFLVPVNVSYYPIRSRENAIERLASFLIKDLPERFREELLTEGTMLLAGVDIDISIGEPFAIRPWLRQQRIQQDILSPKAISPDEVLPSRALMRRTASKITMKVMDSIYRMTTVNHDHLAAYLLKYSPNRRLTVFELAQRLFLASQRVVALQGINFHRALHEDQRSQLCRLYPRKLADFLAVAEKSGVISLTGELITKKPLKMTSLFNFHTIRRDNTYLVILNEVEYLRTLIREIRRIAWSPAWYIRWQQRRALLKSDKAQFIRDYQEFKIDGESKPRHIGAPFFLRRFRPKNGILLAHGYMAAPEEMRPLANYLHQNGYAVYGVRLRGHGTSPEDLAARNWQDWLTSAEHGYLILANSCENIIAGGFSMGAGLALMLAANNLYKLRAVFAINPPFKLRRMSARLAPAVVVWNKLVNRFSREESRWHFVPNEPENPEINYLRNPVHGIKELLDLMDEVGKRAPEITLPALLIQASEDPVVHPEGTEELYQKLGSKDKELTIFPAARHSIIRGADCERVFARILEFSRNKLADN; encoded by the coding sequence ATGGTTGAAATCAACCGCTTAACCTTTTCTTTGAGCAAATTTGGGGTGAGCGCTCTGGAAAAGCTGTTCAGAGCCTCGGTGCACATCCATGGAGCAGAAAACATCCAGGACGGTGTTCTCATATTTGTCGTCAATCACTTTACTCGCCTCGAAACACTCATTCTGCCGTATGAGTTTTACAAGCTTACAGGCAAACCAGTTATGGCCCTGGCATATCATGGCTTCTTCAGGGGCACCCTGCGAAGCTACCTGGAGAACATTGGCGCGGTTTCTACCAAGGATCCGAATCGCGATCGAATTATTGTCAGCTCCTTGCTGAAAGGCGACCATTCATGGTTAATTTTCCCTGAAGGCATGATGATCAAGGACAAAAAGATTGTCGAACACGGCAGATTTCTTATTTACAGTGCCACCGGCAGCCGGCGCCCTCCCCATACAGGAGCTGCAGTTCTTGCTTTGCGAACTGAATTCTACCGGCAGCGCATTGAACACCTTCGCTCAGGGCACTCACCTCTGCTGGAGGAGCAGCTCAGGGTATTCGGTCTCCACACGGCAGCAGAGGTAAACAGTAAGGAAACCTTCCTGGTTCCAGTCAACGTCAGCTACTATCCCATCCGTTCCCGTGAAAACGCCATTGAGCGACTGGCCTCTTTCTTGATCAAGGACCTCCCTGAGAGGTTTCGCGAAGAGCTGCTAACCGAAGGCACCATGCTCCTTGCTGGAGTTGACATCGACATCAGCATTGGTGAACCATTTGCCATTCGGCCATGGCTGCGACAACAACGAATCCAACAGGACATCCTCAGCCCCAAGGCCATATCACCGGATGAGGTTCTGCCCTCACGAGCGCTCATGCGAAGAACTGCCAGCAAAATTACCATGAAGGTCATGGACTCCATATACAGAATGACAACAGTCAACCATGATCACCTGGCCGCCTATCTTCTCAAATACTCGCCAAACAGACGCCTTACGGTCTTCGAATTGGCCCAGCGTCTGTTTCTGGCCTCCCAGAGAGTGGTCGCTTTGCAAGGCATCAACTTTCACCGTGCCCTTCATGAGGACCAGCGCAGTCAACTTTGTCGACTTTATCCCCGCAAGCTTGCGGACTTTCTGGCAGTGGCCGAAAAAAGTGGCGTCATAAGTCTCACAGGGGAACTCATCACCAAGAAACCCTTGAAGATGACCTCTCTTTTTAACTTCCACACCATCCGACGCGACAATACCTACCTGGTGATCCTCAACGAAGTAGAATACCTCCGGACACTCATCAGGGAAATTCGCCGCATCGCCTGGAGCCCGGCCTGGTACATTCGCTGGCAGCAGAGACGGGCGCTGCTGAAGAGCGATAAAGCACAGTTCATCAGAGACTATCAGGAGTTCAAAATAGACGGCGAGTCGAAACCAAGGCATATCGGCGCACCTTTCTTTCTCAGGCGTTTTCGGCCCAAAAACGGCATACTGCTGGCTCACGGCTACATGGCCGCTCCTGAAGAAATGAGGCCTTTGGCCAATTACCTCCATCAGAACGGCTATGCCGTCTATGGCGTCCGCTTGCGGGGGCATGGTACGAGTCCAGAAGATCTCGCAGCCAGAAACTGGCAGGACTGGCTCACATCAGCGGAGCATGGTTATTTGATCCTGGCTAACAGCTGCGAAAATATCATAGCTGGTGGCTTCAGCATGGGAGCCGGCCTGGCCCTCATGCTCGCAGCAAACAATCTCTACAAGCTGCGAGCCGTTTTTGCCATCAACCCTCCTTTCAAATTGCGAAGAATGTCGGCTCGTCTGGCCCCTGCAGTAGTTGTGTGGAACAAACTGGTAAATAGATTTTCCCGAGAGGAGAGCCGCTGGCACTTCGTACCCAACGAACCTGAAAATCCTGAAATAAATTATCTGCGCAATCCTGTGCATGGTATCAAAGAGCTTCTCGACCTCATGGACGAGGTGGGCAAAAGAGCGCCGGAGATCACTCTGCCAGCCTTACTGATTCAGGCCTCAGAAGATCCGGTGGTGCATCCTGAAGGAACAGAAGAGCTCTACCAGAAACTCGGTTCAAAAGACAAGGAATTGACGATTTTTCCAGCCGCCCGCCACAGCATTATTAGAGGTGCAGATTGTGAGCGTGTCTTTGCACGAATCCTGGAGTTCAGCAGGAATAAATTGGCAGACAACTGA
- a CDS encoding MucR family transcriptional regulator yields the protein MAKSLTEMAAEIVAAQASHAPMSADEINEALTKSFQALQSIKELEEKGERGEEAPVDDELAQLRANPAKSIQRNYIVNLEDGKKYKQITARTLAKFGITPKEYRKKWGFSARQPLSAKSLTAKRRKTAKELGLGKKLQEARKKKAKKTRTKK from the coding sequence ATGGCAAAATCTTTGACCGAAATGGCCGCTGAGATTGTTGCAGCACAAGCTTCGCATGCACCAATGTCAGCCGATGAAATCAATGAAGCTTTAACAAAGTCGTTTCAGGCCTTGCAGTCTATCAAGGAGTTGGAAGAAAAAGGTGAACGTGGAGAAGAAGCTCCGGTTGACGATGAATTGGCTCAACTCAGGGCCAATCCAGCCAAATCCATTCAGAGAAATTACATCGTCAACCTTGAGGATGGCAAGAAATACAAGCAAATTACTGCCAGAACTCTCGCAAAGTTCGGAATCACCCCCAAAGAATACCGCAAGAAATGGGGCTTTTCTGCCAGGCAGCCCCTGTCAGCCAAGTCCTTGACTGCCAAGAGAAGAAAGACTGCCAAAGAACTCGGACTCGGTAAAAAACTGCAGGAGGCAAGAAAGAAAAAGGCAAAGAAGACGAGGACCAAGAAATAG
- a CDS encoding septum formation initiator family protein: protein MVSTRANRKISRGKQYVLIFAALLLPLSSFLLITFNAQGLLHLRHLQQEYQELVQKNKALENDNQQLYQQITRLRTDPAALEHLARQELGLVKKDELIIYFAPVDAAEIKNDKNSRADSMEDNCRSRVQQKISY from the coding sequence ATGGTGAGCACCAGGGCAAATCGAAAAATTTCACGCGGAAAGCAATATGTGCTCATCTTTGCCGCCCTGCTCTTGCCACTCAGCAGTTTCCTGTTGATCACTTTCAATGCTCAGGGTCTCCTGCACCTTCGTCATCTGCAGCAAGAATACCAGGAACTGGTCCAGAAAAATAAGGCTTTGGAAAACGACAACCAACAGCTTTATCAACAAATTACTCGTCTTCGCACAGACCCTGCTGCGCTCGAACACTTGGCGCGGCAGGAGTTGGGACTGGTCAAGAAGGACGAACTCATTATATATTTCGCACCTGTTGATGCTGCAGAAATAAAGAATGACAAGAATAGTCGTGCCGACTCCATGGAAGATAACTGCAGAAGCAGAGTTCAGCAGAAGATCTCCTATTGA
- a CDS encoding PilZ domain-containing protein: MSAVDEQSSCPKGEIRWPVIIHHDGQDLEGITRHLSPDGGFIRCHKPLALNKVFDMTIKAPDHPFEVRAEVVWSNMYGPDDHITPRGMGVRFLRIAGEDRRFIAQEVGQVSVGKAACEYLETLETDVDKV; this comes from the coding sequence ATGAGTGCAGTAGATGAGCAGAGTTCCTGCCCCAAGGGCGAAATCAGGTGGCCGGTAATTATTCATCATGATGGTCAAGATCTAGAAGGTATAACACGGCATCTGTCGCCGGATGGCGGCTTTATACGTTGCCACAAGCCATTGGCACTCAATAAAGTCTTTGACATGACCATCAAGGCGCCGGACCATCCTTTCGAGGTGCGCGCCGAAGTAGTGTGGTCCAATATGTATGGTCCTGATGACCATATCACACCACGTGGGATGGGCGTCAGGTTTCTCAGAATAGCCGGCGAAGATCGGCGATTCATTGCTCAGGAAGTCGGTCAAGTTTCGGTTGGCAAGGCTGCTTGTGAATATCTGGAAACACTTGAAACAGACGTTGATAAAGTCTGA
- a CDS encoding leucine--tRNA ligase produces MEARYDPGVIEPQWQRFWEERGLFNVTEDPDKPKYYLLEMFPYPSGRIHMGHVRNYTIGDVVARYKTMRGYNVLHPMGWDAFGMPAENAAIKANSHPATWTYNNIAQMKAQLKRMGFSYDWNRELATCDVSYYRWEQQIFLKMYERGLAYRKKAYVNWCATCQTVLANEQVEGGLCWRCGQQAEQKEMEQWFLKITEYADELLDYCDKLPGWPERVLTMQRNWIGKSHGAIIHFPIEGSNDHIEVFTTRQDTVYGATFMSLAVEHPLALELCKGKPQEAQVKEFIEHTKRIQRSERTSELLEKEGVFTGSYCKNPMTAARMPIYVANFVLMEYGTGAVMAVPTHDQRDFEFAKKYDLPLKLVVNPPGEQLDEQNMTEAYEEDGVLVNSGQFSGMDSAAARKAIAEYLEANGLGLATVTYRLRDWLISRQRYWGAPIPIIYCDSCGVVPVPEHDLPVVLPLDASLTPAGGTPLPKLQEFVETTCSKCGGRARREVDTMDTFVESSWYFLRYACADYQEGPLDRARVEYWLPVNQYIGGIEHAVLHLLYARFFTKVLRDMGLIDLDEPFTNLLTQGMVCKETLRCPEHGWLGPEDVAEEQPEVYLCRHCGRLAEVGRKEKMSKSKGNVVDPEDLVNRYGADTVRLFCLFASPPEKDLEWSARGVEGCSRFLNRLWRLVYEEHQQLVGIAAVSTSEELAGEARDLHRKAHQCIKKVTEDIEQRFHFNTAVSAVMELVNAIYQFRSQPRTDYQELQVLRFALETAVLLISPMVPHIAESMWQALGHDRSLVTEPWPRWDEEAAAEEKQLIVVQVNGKLRSRIYVSPGTANTEVEAAALADERVRAFIGDRAVRKVVVVPGRLVNVVV; encoded by the coding sequence ATGGAGGCACGGTACGACCCTGGTGTGATTGAACCTCAATGGCAACGCTTCTGGGAAGAACGTGGGTTGTTCAATGTGACTGAAGATCCTGATAAGCCCAAGTACTATCTTCTCGAGATGTTTCCTTATCCTTCCGGACGCATTCACATGGGACACGTGCGCAATTACACCATTGGTGACGTTGTAGCACGTTACAAAACCATGCGGGGCTACAATGTCCTCCACCCCATGGGCTGGGACGCCTTTGGCATGCCTGCTGAAAATGCGGCCATCAAGGCCAATTCTCATCCGGCAACCTGGACTTACAACAACATTGCTCAGATGAAAGCCCAACTCAAGCGAATGGGATTCAGCTACGACTGGAACAGAGAGCTTGCCACCTGTGATGTCTCCTACTACCGCTGGGAGCAGCAGATATTTTTGAAGATGTACGAACGGGGGCTGGCCTATCGTAAGAAAGCGTATGTAAACTGGTGCGCCACCTGCCAGACAGTGCTGGCCAACGAGCAGGTTGAAGGTGGACTCTGCTGGCGTTGCGGTCAGCAGGCAGAACAGAAAGAGATGGAGCAGTGGTTTCTGAAAATCACTGAATACGCCGATGAACTGCTCGACTATTGTGACAAGCTGCCAGGATGGCCGGAGCGCGTCCTCACTATGCAGCGCAACTGGATAGGAAAGAGCCACGGCGCCATTATTCATTTTCCTATAGAAGGCAGCAATGATCATATAGAAGTGTTCACCACCCGCCAGGATACCGTATATGGTGCAACCTTCATGAGCCTGGCAGTAGAACATCCCCTTGCCCTAGAACTCTGTAAAGGAAAGCCGCAAGAGGCACAGGTTAAGGAATTTATTGAGCATACCAAGCGGATTCAACGCAGTGAGCGCACTTCGGAATTGCTCGAAAAAGAGGGCGTATTCACAGGATCCTACTGCAAGAATCCCATGACGGCTGCCCGCATGCCCATTTACGTGGCTAACTTCGTATTGATGGAATACGGCACCGGAGCTGTTATGGCAGTCCCTACTCATGACCAACGGGACTTCGAGTTTGCCAAGAAATATGACTTGCCCCTCAAGCTGGTGGTGAATCCCCCGGGTGAACAACTCGATGAACAGAATATGACAGAGGCCTATGAGGAGGATGGCGTTCTGGTGAACTCGGGCCAGTTCAGCGGCATGGATAGCGCCGCTGCCAGAAAGGCCATTGCTGAATACCTCGAGGCCAACGGCCTGGGTCTGGCCACAGTAACCTATCGTCTCAGAGACTGGCTCATCTCTCGACAGAGGTATTGGGGTGCCCCCATCCCGATAATCTACTGTGATTCCTGCGGAGTGGTGCCTGTGCCTGAGCATGACCTGCCTGTAGTTCTGCCCCTGGATGCCAGTCTAACTCCTGCTGGAGGAACTCCTCTGCCAAAGCTGCAGGAATTTGTGGAGACCACCTGCAGCAAGTGCGGCGGCCGGGCAAGGCGCGAGGTGGACACAATGGACACCTTTGTGGAATCTTCCTGGTATTTTCTGCGCTATGCCTGTGCAGACTACCAGGAAGGGCCATTGGACAGGGCTAGAGTAGAGTACTGGCTGCCGGTCAATCAATACATCGGCGGCATCGAACATGCAGTGCTCCATTTGCTCTATGCCAGGTTTTTTACCAAGGTGCTTCGAGATATGGGTTTGATAGATCTGGACGAACCTTTCACCAACCTGTTGACTCAAGGCATGGTCTGCAAGGAAACTCTTCGCTGTCCAGAACATGGCTGGCTGGGGCCTGAGGATGTTGCTGAAGAACAGCCGGAAGTGTACCTTTGTCGTCATTGCGGCCGCCTTGCTGAGGTTGGCCGTAAGGAAAAGATGTCGAAATCCAAAGGAAACGTGGTTGATCCAGAAGATCTGGTTAATCGCTACGGCGCGGACACTGTGAGATTGTTCTGTCTATTCGCCTCTCCCCCCGAAAAAGACCTGGAATGGAGTGCCCGGGGAGTTGAGGGTTGCTCCCGATTTCTGAACCGGCTCTGGCGGCTGGTGTACGAAGAGCACCAGCAGCTTGTGGGCATAGCAGCAGTCAGTACCAGCGAAGAATTGGCAGGAGAGGCCAGAGATCTTCATCGCAAGGCGCACCAGTGTATAAAAAAGGTTACCGAAGACATCGAGCAACGATTCCACTTCAACACTGCTGTCAGCGCGGTCATGGAGTTGGTAAACGCTATATACCAGTTTCGCAGCCAGCCGCGGACCGATTATCAGGAACTGCAAGTGCTGCGGTTTGCATTGGAAACCGCCGTACTGCTCATCTCTCCCATGGTGCCCCACATTGCGGAATCGATGTGGCAGGCCCTGGGTCATGACCGCAGCCTGGTAACTGAGCCGTGGCCTCGATGGGATGAAGAGGCTGCAGCAGAAGAGAAACAGCTCATCGTAGTCCAAGTGAACGGCAAACTTCGGAGTCGAATCTATGTGTCTCCCGGGACGGCCAACACTGAGGTGGAGGCTGCTGCCCTTGCGGATGAACGCGTCCGCGCTTTCATTGGAGACCGGGCTGTGCGGAAGGTAGTAGTGGTGCCCGGCAGACTGGTGAACGTGGTTGTCTAG
- the murJ gene encoding murein biosynthesis integral membrane protein MurJ, producing MQDKNTDFYRPAALISGLTLVSRILGFARDVVIAYVLGASVITDVFFVAFRIPNLFRRLYADGFLSLPFMHAFGRSQVLADGEAFRNVSSSLFCLTTSIYTAVLIVGELAAPVLVAICAPGFIHAEAEYNLTVSLTRLLLPYILLIGATGFFMAVLNSRDHFAAPAAAPALLNVSMIAALLLGQWFMAAPVWALSWGVLIGGLLQLLLQLPRGSKFISMQGCKQWWRHHVCKQTSRIILPTVLGAAVNQLNIFVATMFASFLAAGSISFLYYGERLMQFPLGIFASAVATSVMPTLTRHNAAMEWAAFRQQLVEAIEILFFFTIPAAAGLWILREPLIRLVLERGEFGAAASSMTAEALGYYALGLWAVAGCRLLVAAWYALNRPYVPFFAGLAALTSNVLLCLALVESMGLGGLALATSLAAAIQLVILLALLVKRLQSMETCRLLGGGLRCLLASALMALLVHYLYALAIGSDFVMPGNSLLPICGCILVGVFTYLGIISLLGLPPSVKNIWQERLFLGKG from the coding sequence ATGCAAGACAAGAATACTGATTTCTACCGTCCCGCTGCCCTGATCAGTGGGCTCACCCTGGTGAGCCGCATACTTGGCTTTGCCCGGGATGTGGTCATAGCCTATGTGCTTGGCGCAAGTGTCATCACCGATGTGTTTTTCGTTGCCTTTCGGATTCCCAATCTATTCCGTCGCCTTTATGCGGACGGCTTTCTCAGCCTGCCTTTTATGCATGCCTTTGGCCGCAGTCAAGTGCTTGCTGACGGAGAGGCCTTCAGGAATGTCTCTTCCAGCTTATTCTGTTTGACCACAAGTATCTATACAGCGGTACTCATTGTTGGAGAGTTGGCCGCGCCTGTGCTGGTAGCCATATGTGCGCCTGGTTTCATACATGCCGAGGCCGAGTACAATCTGACAGTCTCTTTGACACGGCTGCTACTTCCCTACATACTGCTCATCGGGGCAACCGGTTTCTTTATGGCGGTGCTCAACAGCAGGGACCATTTTGCCGCACCAGCGGCTGCACCAGCCCTGCTCAATGTCAGTATGATAGCAGCACTGCTGCTGGGACAGTGGTTCATGGCTGCTCCTGTATGGGCACTCTCCTGGGGTGTGCTTATAGGGGGTCTGCTGCAGCTGCTCCTGCAGCTTCCCAGGGGCAGCAAGTTCATCAGTATGCAGGGCTGCAAACAGTGGTGGCGGCATCATGTCTGCAAGCAGACCTCGAGGATAATCTTGCCAACTGTTCTCGGAGCGGCAGTGAACCAGCTGAATATTTTTGTGGCCACCATGTTTGCCTCTTTTCTCGCCGCCGGAAGTATCTCTTTTCTATACTATGGCGAAAGACTGATGCAATTTCCCCTGGGAATATTTGCCAGTGCTGTTGCTACCTCGGTTATGCCCACGCTTACTCGCCATAATGCGGCCATGGAGTGGGCGGCCTTTCGGCAGCAGCTGGTAGAGGCAATTGAGATTCTGTTTTTTTTCACAATTCCTGCTGCTGCAGGACTCTGGATTTTAAGGGAACCTCTGATCCGCCTGGTCCTGGAAAGAGGTGAGTTTGGCGCTGCTGCATCCAGCATGACGGCTGAAGCGCTTGGCTATTATGCTTTGGGACTCTGGGCAGTAGCTGGCTGCCGGCTTCTGGTGGCTGCCTGGTATGCACTCAATAGACCCTATGTCCCTTTTTTTGCCGGGTTGGCTGCACTCACCAGCAATGTTCTACTCTGTCTGGCGCTGGTTGAATCAATGGGTCTCGGCGGCCTGGCCCTGGCGACTTCCCTCGCTGCCGCAATTCAGCTGGTAATCTTGCTGGCTCTGCTGGTCAAGAGGCTGCAGTCCATGGAGACATGCAGACTTCTAGGTGGAGGGTTGCGTTGTCTGCTTGCTTCGGCTTTGATGGCTCTGCTGGTTCACTATCTTTATGCCTTGGCCATAGGGTCTGATTTTGTGATGCCAGGAAATTCACTGCTGCCGATATGTGGCTGCATCCTGGTAGGGGTATTTACCTATCTTGGCATCATTTCACTCCTGGGGTTGCCGCCAAGCGTCAAAAACATTTGGCAGGAGAGACTTTTCCTGGGGAAAGGCTGA